Within Phocoena phocoena chromosome 9, mPhoPho1.1, whole genome shotgun sequence, the genomic segment CAGATGGATGTTATAAAAGATGACCCAGATGGATGGGGAGAGGCTCACAGTACCTGCCAGGAAAAACAGCAGCCCGGCCACCAGATGGCAGCCGGCACTATTGACCAGACACTTGGCCAGTTTGATGTTGGGCACCGAGGACCTGAAGGCGGTGTTACACATTCCAATCAGGCAGAGCAGCAGGGCCCCCATTGCAATCAGGATGCTGAGGGGCAGGGCAAACTGGAGGACCCGCAGGTCCAGCTGGTCAACTGATGAGTACCAAGTAGTGTCGTACATCAGGCAGTCATTGCCCCCGTCGTACCGGGCACATTTCACCCACAGGCCTGTGTAAACAGTCAGGTTCTTCTCATTTCTGTTGAACGTGATCAGTCGTAATTTTCTCCAGTTGGGAAGCAGAGTCCCCGCAAAGAGGCCTGCTACCGAAGCGATTCCACACAGGAAGGAGAGGACCGTGGCTGCATGGACATCCCGACAGCCCATGGCAGGCAGGCTTGTGCAGTACTGCCAGTCAGACTAGGGGGTGACACACAAGAGGACAAATCATGAGGGGACAATAGGAGAGCATGGTGCTGACTGGAAACACAACCAATGACATCAATGCAAACAGGGAAATTCTGTCCCTTGTCTCCTCTCCATGTACAATATGAATGTATATAAGCACACATGCatgtgacctcagagcacagcTGCACACACACACGATCGCTTACTACTGCC encodes:
- the CLDN12 gene encoding claudin-12, whose product is MGCRDVHAATVLSFLCGIASVAGLFAGTLLPNWRKLRLITFNRNEKNLTVYTGLWVKCARYDGGNDCLMYDTTWYSSVDQLDLRVLQFALPLSILIAMGALLLCLIGMCNTAFRSSVPNIKLAKCLVNSAGCHLVAGLLFFLAGTVSLSPSIWVIFYNIHLNRKFEPVFMFDYAVYVTIASAGGLFTTSLLLFIWYCACKSLPSPFWQPLYSHPPSMHTYSQPYSARSRLSAIEIDIPVVSHST